A window of the Isosphaera pallida ATCC 43644 genome harbors these coding sequences:
- a CDS encoding ATP-dependent Clp protease adaptor ClpS has product MSDSNDYEPDDLGAGTTVTTQSAPKTSTRGLTKTRQLPRYHVIILNDEEHTFEYVIDLLTKVFRHSRPTAEALTWQIHTRGMAIVYTTHKELAELKRDQVLSWGPDPRMEISKTSLACYIEPAD; this is encoded by the coding sequence ATGAGCGACTCGAACGACTACGAACCGGATGATCTGGGCGCGGGCACCACCGTCACCACCCAGAGCGCCCCCAAAACCTCTACCCGGGGTCTTACCAAAACTCGTCAATTGCCCCGGTATCATGTCATCATCCTCAACGACGAGGAACATACCTTCGAGTATGTGATTGATCTGCTGACCAAGGTGTTTCGTCATTCCCGGCCCACTGCCGAAGCCTTGACCTGGCAGATCCACACCCGCGGTATGGCAATCGTCTACACGACCCACAAGGAGTTGGCAGAACTCAAGCGTGACCAGGTGCTGTCCTGGGGACCGGACCCGCGGATGGAGATTTCCAAGACCTCGCTAGCCTGTTACATCGAACCGGCCGACTGA
- a CDS encoding class I SAM-dependent rRNA methyltransferase, with protein sequence MSDGSRTQSTSIPPRASRTPAAPALAWPWGTAWPDRPLEFDPARDGDSAGDPPRVLLKAGYGRPFLFTKMVDDRPSPRAMGQQARPGSFRRAATGDLVQLVDRTGRAVGFGLYNAASQIRVRPLVWIDGRGGEAPSDSQTHRPPGRQWWRDRFRRAIALREELLQLHQTTNAFRLIHAEGDGLPGLIVDRFDDILSIEVFSLAVWQRLGPIVAELAQLTGCRHAHVRFDERPARAEGATPQRLATPDAPPRTIAREGSLRMRVDFREGHKTGFFCDQRDNRRRLTAFTAGRNVLDVCCYTGGFALAAKLQGGAAEVQGVDLDEKAIALARENAHLNQVRVSFVQSDAFGYLRQMAVNQRRFGVIVLDPPKLIADRESFEEGRRKYGDLNTLAFPLVEPGGLLVTCSCSGLLSQDDFLSVLRSSARRAGRTAQVLAVTGAGADHPIGLDTPEAAYLKAVWLRVGSDEPLGDDLDTPC encoded by the coding sequence GTGAGCGACGGTTCCCGCACCCAATCGACTTCGATCCCTCCCCGCGCTTCAAGGACTCCTGCCGCGCCGGCTTTGGCCTGGCCTTGGGGGACGGCCTGGCCTGATCGCCCTCTGGAGTTCGACCCTGCGCGTGACGGCGACTCCGCCGGCGACCCACCTCGGGTGCTGCTCAAAGCCGGCTACGGCCGACCGTTCCTCTTCACCAAGATGGTGGACGACCGCCCCTCGCCACGCGCGATGGGCCAGCAGGCTCGGCCTGGCTCCTTTCGGCGCGCCGCCACAGGCGATCTGGTTCAACTCGTTGATCGGACCGGGCGTGCCGTGGGCTTTGGTCTGTACAACGCCGCCTCACAAATCCGCGTCCGGCCTTTGGTCTGGATCGATGGTCGTGGCGGCGAGGCTCCCTCTGACTCACAAACCCATCGACCGCCTGGGCGGCAATGGTGGCGCGACCGTTTCCGCCGGGCCATCGCTTTGCGTGAGGAACTCCTCCAACTTCACCAGACCACAAACGCCTTTCGCCTGATCCACGCCGAAGGGGATGGGTTGCCTGGCTTGATCGTCGATCGCTTCGACGATATCCTCTCCATCGAGGTTTTCAGCCTGGCGGTCTGGCAGCGTCTGGGCCCGATCGTGGCCGAACTCGCCCAACTCACCGGCTGCCGTCACGCCCACGTCCGCTTCGATGAGCGACCCGCCCGTGCTGAGGGAGCAACCCCCCAACGCTTGGCCACCCCCGACGCCCCTCCTCGCACCATCGCCCGCGAGGGGTCGTTGCGAATGAGGGTCGATTTCCGCGAAGGACATAAAACCGGCTTTTTCTGCGACCAGCGTGACAACCGCCGGCGTTTGACCGCCTTCACCGCCGGGCGCAACGTGCTGGATGTCTGTTGCTATACCGGCGGCTTCGCCTTGGCCGCCAAACTCCAGGGCGGAGCCGCCGAGGTTCAGGGAGTCGATCTGGACGAGAAGGCGATCGCTCTGGCCCGCGAAAACGCCCATCTCAACCAGGTGCGGGTCAGTTTCGTCCAGTCCGACGCCTTCGGCTATCTGCGTCAAATGGCTGTCAATCAGCGGCGCTTCGGTGTCATCGTCCTTGATCCCCCCAAACTCATCGCCGACCGCGAGAGCTTCGAGGAGGGACGCCGCAAGTATGGCGACCTCAACACACTGGCGTTTCCCCTGGTCGAGCCGGGCGGACTGCTCGTGACCTGCTCCTGTTCAGGGTTGCTCAGCCAGGACGATTTTTTGAGCGTGTTGCGTTCGTCGGCCCGTCGAGCCGGTCGAACCGCTCAGGTGCTAGCGGTCACCGGAGCCGGAGCCGATCACCCGATCGGTCTGGATACGCCCGAAGCGGCTTACCTCAAGGCAGTCTGGCTCCGCGTCGGAAGCGACGAGCCGTTGGGGGACGACCTCGACACGCCTTGTTGA